The Acanthochromis polyacanthus isolate Apoly-LR-REF ecotype Palm Island chromosome 2, KAUST_Apoly_ChrSc, whole genome shotgun sequence genome contains a region encoding:
- the mapk6 gene encoding mitogen-activated protein kinase 6, with amino-acid sequence MAEKFESLMNIHGFDLGSRYMDLKPLGYGGNGLVFSAVDTDCDKRVAVKKIILTDPQSVKHALREIKIIRRLDHDNIVKVFETLGPSGRRLTEDVVSLTEVNSVYIVQEYMETDLCQLLERGLLSEGHARLFMYQLLRGLKYIHSANVLHRDLKPANLFVNTEDLVLRIGDFGLARIMDPHYSHKGHLSEGLVTKWYRSPRLLLSPNNYTKAIDMWAAGCIFAEMLTGKTLFAGAHELEQMQLILESIPVLREEDRQELHSVIPVFIRNDMSKPHTPLAKLLPDVSPQALDFLEKILTFNPMDRLTAEEALAHPYMADYSFPLDEPVSLHPFHIEDEVDDILLMDQSHSHTWDRYHESQLSEADWHLHSTHDPDEVQVDPRALSDVTDEEEVQVDPRKYADGDREKFLDEPSFDYSTLFPPERSWQDDHHENKYCDLQCSHTCNYKAVSPSYLDNLIWRDSEVNHYYEPKLIIDLSNWKEQQSKEKADRKAKSKCEKNGLVKAQIALQEAEKTQSPVEKDKTQEKHQTEKPQSQQNQGFDFDSFIASTIKLSLQPEPCQEVTLLSEVGLLNELNSSVSQLEAPRSSSMSMSKSISQEKEEKCLVNLAQLGGGGLGVVGGDCVWPAHPWESFGSGERVEENGCLIDEACWDIRKEDHFQKESSYTSYLDRLFSRKEEGVAETVAGPETEPSVVSELDESFLDSNTEIVLNMQLDSLALPGFDSTDDLPLKSIQASLTPCAVKCSPQIAHKTYSSIFKHLN; translated from the exons ATGGCTGAGAAGTTTGAGTCCCTGATGAACATCCACGGCTTCGACCTGGGCTCTCGCTACATGGACTTGAAGCCTCTGGGCTACGGAGGGAACGGCCTGGTGTTCTCAGCAGTAGACACCGACTGCGACAAGCGTGTTGCCGTGAAGAAAATCATCTTGACCGACCCCCAAAGTGTGAAGCACGCACTGCGGGAAATCAAGATTATCAGACGCCTGGACCATGACAACATTGTTAAG GTGTTTGAGACTTTAGGTCCCAGCGGTCGCAGACTGACGGAGGATGTGGTGTCCCTGACAGAGGTCAACTCGGTCTACATTGTGCAAGAGTACATGGAAACGGACTTGTGTCAGCTGCTGGAGAGAGGTCTCCTGTCTGAGGGCCACGCCAGGCTCTTCATGTACCAGCTCCTCAGGGGCCTCAAGTACATCCACTCTGCCAACGTGCTGCACCGTGACCTCAAGCCGGCCAACCTGTTCGTCAACACAGAAGACCTGGTTCTCAGGATCGGGGACTTTGGCCTGGCCCGCATCATGGACCCCCACTACTCTCACAAG GGTCATCTCTCTGAAGGTCTTGTCACAAAGTGGTACAGATCTCCTCGCCTGCTGCTGTCTCCTAACAACTACACCAAAGCCATCGACATGTGGGCTGCTGGCTGCATCTTTGCTGAGATGCTCACAGGGAAGACTCTGTTTGCAG GAGCCCATGAACTGGAGCAGATGCAGCTGATCTTGGAGTCCATTCCCGTACTGCGAGAGGAGGACCGACAGGAGCTCCACAGCGTCATCCCCGTCTTCATCCGCAACGACATGTCCAAGCCCCACACCCCACTGGCCAAGCTGCTGCCTGACGTCAGTCCACAGG CCCTGGATTTTCTGGAGAAGATCCTGACCTTTAACCCCATGGATCGTCTGACTGCCGAAGAGGCCCTGGCCCACCCCTATATGGCTGACTACTCCTTCCCCCTGGATGAGCCTGTCTCGCTGCACCCTTTCCACATTGAGGATGAAGTAGATGATATCCTGCTTATGGACCAGAGCCACAGCCACACCTGGGACAG GTACCACGAGAGCCAGCTCTCAGAGGCTGATTGGCACCTGCACAGCACCCACGACCCGGACGAAGTTCAGGTCGACCCAAGGGCACTCTCTGATGTAACGGACGAGGAGGAGGTCCAG GTGGATCCTCGTAAATATGCTGATGGAGACCGGGAGAAGTTCCTGGATGAGCCGTCCTTCGACTATTCAACTCTGTTCCCACCGGAGCGATCCTGGCAGGACGACCACCACGAGAACAAGTACTGTGACCTGCAGTGTAGCCACACCTGTAACTACAAGGCCGTGTCACCCTCCTACCTGGACAACCTCATCTGGAGGGACAGTGAAGTCAACCACTACTACGAGCCCAAGCTCATCATCGACCTCTCCAACTGGAAGGAGCAGCAGAGCAAGGAGAAGGCCGACCGCAAAGCCAAGAGCAAGTGTGAGAAGAACGGGCTTGTGAAGGCCCAGATCGCACTGCAGGAGGCAGAGAAGACCCAGAGTCCGGTGGAGAAGgacaaaacacaagagaaacACCAGACAGAGAAGCCTCAGAGCCAGCAGAACCAAGGCTTTGACTTTGACTCCTTCATCGCCAGCACCATTAAACTGAGCCTGCAGCCGGAGCCCTGTCAGGAGGTGACCCTGCTCAGCGAGGTGGGCCTCCTGAACGAGCTCAACTCTTCCGTCTCCCAGCTGGAGGCTCCCCGCTCAAGCTCCATGTCCATGTCCAAGTCCATAAgtcaggagaaggaggagaagtgCCTGGTAAACCTCGCCCAGCTAGGTGGAGGAGGGTTGGGCGTGGTCGGCGGGGACTGCGTCTGGCCCGCTCACCCCTGGGAGAGCTTCGGCTCCGGGGAGAGAGTCGAGGAGAACGGCTGCTTGATAGATGAAGCATGCTGGGACATTCGCAAAGAGGACCACTTCCAGAAGGAGAGCAGTTACACCAGCTACCTGGACCGCTTGTTCAGCCGGAAGGAGGAGGGCGTCGCAGAGACTGTGGCCGGTCCGGAGACGGAGCCCTCGGTCGTGAGCGAGCTGGACGAGAGCTTCCTCGACAGTAACACAGAGATTGTGCTTAATATGCAGCTGGACTCTCTGGCCCTGCCCGGCTTTGACAGCACCGATGACTTGCCTCTAAAATCCATCCAGGCGTCCCTCACCCCCTGCGCTGTCAAATGCTCCCCACAAATTGCCCACAAAACATACAGCAGCATCTTCAAGCATCTTAATTAG